A stretch of DNA from Rheinheimera sp. MMS21-TC3:
TGCACTTAATACGCGTGCTAGGCCTTCTGTGGTTAAACCATCTTGCCATAAATGCATTAAAGCGGCGGCAAAACCCACCACCGCAGCCCCATATAATGCAGTTAAGCTTTGACTAATTTGCCAAAAGTATTTCATCTATCTTTTCTCGACATAAGCGCGCACTTAATAAAATAAGATCCGCTTGGCTATAACCGCTAATTTTACGCGGTTTAAAATCATGATCAGCATCAGGCAACCAATCTATTGTCACCTGTGGCCATGCTTTATCTGTTAGTTCTTGTTTATTACCAAAAGGATCACGCTCACCTTGGATAATGTGCAAGGGCCTGTCTAAATGCGTAAAATGCTCTGTTCGCCAAATACTTTTTTTAGGGGCATGAAACGGATATCCAAAAGCAAAACTGGCTAGCACCTCAGGCTGGTCGGTAATTAAGCTAGCCACTCTACCACCTAAAGACTTACCGCCAATAAATAATGGTAAATCAGCTGTGCACTGTTGTATTTGTTGCTGCATAGCTATTAACAGCAAAGGCATTTTATCAGGAAAGCTTTTTCGGCCCAAGCTTAATTG
This window harbors:
- a CDS encoding alpha/beta family hydrolase, with translation MLLPLISTPKDAVACLILAHGAGAGADSAVLQQLASALTVNKIAVVRFNFPYMQRQLSLGRKSFPDKMPLLLIAMQQQIQQCTADLPLFIGGKSLGGRVASLITDQPEVLASFAFGYPFHAPKKSIWRTEHFTHLDRPLHIIQGERDPFGNKQELTDKAWPQVTIDWLPDADHDFKPRKISGYSQADLILLSARLCREKIDEILLAN